The window CACCGCGCTGCAGGTCGTGCCCAAGTCATGGAAGGTTTTCGGCGATGCCATGACGACGTGGCTCCTCGACAAGTTGTGGGTGAAGAACATCATTCGGCAGGAGCTTGGCATTCCCGCCGAGCGCATTTTGTTCAGCGAACATCACCTGTCGCACGCCGCCAGCGCGTTTCTTTGCTCGCCGTTCGACGAGGCGGCCATTCTGACCGTGGACGGTGTCGGCGAATGGGCTACCGCCACCATGGGCGTCGGCCGCGGCACTGAAATTAAGCTGACACGCGAGATCCACTTCCCGCACTCCGTGGGCCTGCTGTACAGCGCCTTCACTGCCTTTCTCGGTTTCGAGGTCAACGAGGGCGAGTACAAGGTCATGGGCATGGCGCCCTACGGCAAGCCCAAGTACGTCGACAAGGTGTGGCAGCTCATCAAGCTCGAGCCCGACGGCAGTTTCTGGCTCGACATGAGCTATTTCTCGTTTCACCACTCGTCGACGCGGACTTTCAATCGCAAGTTCGTCGAGCTCTTCGGGGAGCCCCGCGACCCGTCCTGGAAGTTCTTCACGCCGGATTCCGGGTACCCGTCGTATTTCGGCGCGAAGCCAGAGCGATACGACGAACTGGCACGGCAGAACCAATACTACGCCGACATCGCGGCCAGCATTCAGTTGGTCACGGAAGAACTCGTGCTCGCGATGGTGCGCCAGCTCCATAAGGAGACCGGTCTGACGCGACTGTGTCTCGCCGGGGGGGTGGCACTCAACAGCGTTGCCAACGGCCGGATCGTCAAGGAGACGCCGATAAAGGAGGTTTTCATTCAGCCCGCGGCCGGTGACGGTGGCGGATCGCTCGGTGCCGCCCTGTATGTGTACCACTGCGCCCTTGGCAAGCCGCGGAGCTTTGTCATGGAGCACGCTTACTGGGGCAAGGAATACGGGCAGGGAGAAATCAACGATTTCGCCCGCACCTGCGGTCTGCCGCACCAGGTGTACTCCAGGGAGGATGCGCTGCTCGATGCGGTAGTCGAGGAGCTGCAAAAAGGGCACGTTGTCGGTTGGTCTCAGGGACGGTTCGAGTGGGGGCCGCGCGCCCTTGGAGCGCGCAGCATTATTGCCGACCCGCGGCGCCACGACATGAAGGAAATCGTCAACATCAAGATCAAGTTCCGCGAGCCGTTCCGGCCGTTTGCGCCGTCGGTGCTGGCCGAGGCCTCGGAACGCTACTTCGATCTGCCTGACGCGCCGCTGCACTACCCGGCGCGGTTTATGCTGTACGTCGTCGACGTCAAGCCCGGGCAGGGAGAGGTGCTGCCGGCGATCACTCACGTGGACAACACGGCGCGCCTGCAGGCCGTGCACAGGAAGGAGAGCCCGCTCTACTACGACCTCATCGAGCGCTTCGGACAGGCCACGGGCGTTCCGGTGATTCTCAATACTTCCTTCAATCTGAAGGGCGAACCGATCGTCAACACGCCGGCAAACGCGTTCAGCACTTTTTCGCGCAGCGGTATGGATGCGCTGGTACTCGGCAACTGCGTGATCCGCAAGGAGGCTTAGGGAGGATTCGTGCCGCGGTTACGCGAAATTCTGGCGGCGGCGGTACTGGCCGGCGGCGGCCTCCTCATGGCGTTCCTCGCCGTCGAGCTCGGCGTGCGTTGGATGCGGCTCGTGCCGGATCGCTTCTGGGAGCCGGACCCGCTTCTGGGGGTGCGGTTGGTCGCCGGCGCGTCGGGATGGTGGACACAGGAAGAGCGGGAGTTCGTCGTGCCGGTGCAGATCAACGCCGCCGGCCGGCGCGACGTTGAACGTCCTGAGGCGAAGCCGCCCGCCACGGTGCGCGTGCTCGTGCTTGGCGACTCGTTCGTCGAGGCCCTGCACGTACCTATGGAGGCGATCTTCCCGCGCCAGCTCGAAGTGCGGCTCAACCGCGACGGTAGAACCCCGCGAACTGAGG of the Candidatus Binatia bacterium genome contains:
- a CDS encoding carbamoyltransferase; protein product: MRILGISCFYHDSAASLLVDGQLVAASEEERFSRKKHDFDFPRLAVRYCLETAGIDVQDVDYVVFYEKPFVKFERILTTALQVVPKSWKVFGDAMTTWLLDKLWVKNIIRQELGIPAERILFSEHHLSHAASAFLCSPFDEAAILTVDGVGEWATATMGVGRGTEIKLTREIHFPHSVGLLYSAFTAFLGFEVNEGEYKVMGMAPYGKPKYVDKVWQLIKLEPDGSFWLDMSYFSFHHSSTRTFNRKFVELFGEPRDPSWKFFTPDSGYPSYFGAKPERYDELARQNQYYADIAASIQLVTEELVLAMVRQLHKETGLTRLCLAGGVALNSVANGRIVKETPIKEVFIQPAAGDGGGSLGAALYVYHCALGKPRSFVMEHAYWGKEYGQGEINDFARTCGLPHQVYSREDALLDAVVEELQKGHVVGWSQGRFEWGPRALGARSIIADPRRHDMKEIVNIKIKFREPFRPFAPSVLAEASERYFDLPDAPLHYPARFMLYVVDVKPGQGEVLPAITHVDNTARLQAVHRKESPLYYDLIERFGQATGVPVILNTSFNLKGEPIVNTPANAFSTFSRSGMDALVLGNCVIRKEA